In the Oncorhynchus keta strain PuntledgeMale-10-30-2019 chromosome 29, Oket_V2, whole genome shotgun sequence genome, one interval contains:
- the LOC118374332 gene encoding heart- and neural crest derivatives-expressed protein 2 has product MSLVGGFPHHPVMHHDGYSFAAAAAASRCHEENPYFHGWLISHPEMSPPDYSMAPSYSPDYSTGGPALDHAHYGGGIPGTGVAGIGMGPRPVKRRPTANRKERRRTQSINSAFSELRDCIPNVPADTKLSKIKTLRLATSYIAYLMDILDKDEQNGDAEAFKADFKKTEAKEERRKKEVNDVLKNTASSNDKKTKGRTGWPQHVWALELKQ; this is encoded by the exons ATGAGTTTAGTTGGTGGATTCCCTCACCATCCGGTGATGCATCATGACGGCTACTCCTTTGCGGCAGCAGCAGCTGCAAGCCGCTGCCACGAAGAGAACCCCTACTTCCACGGTTGGCTGATAAGCCATCCGGAGATGTCTCCCCCAGACTACAGTATGGCACCCTCGTACAGCCCTGACTACTCCACCGGGGGCCCGGCGTTAGACCACGCACACTACGGAGGTGGTATCCCCGGGACTGGCGTCGCTGGGATCGGGATGGGACCTCGGCCGGTGAAACGGAGACCTACCGCAAACCGAAAGGAGAGGCGCAGGACTCAGAGCATCAACAGCGCCTTCTCGGAGCTCAGGGATTGCATTCCTAATGTTCCTGCGGATACTAAACTGTCCAAAATAAAGACCCTCCGGTTGGCTACCAGTTATATCGCCTACCTCATGGACATTCTGGACAAGGACGAGCAGAACGGCGACGCAGAGGCCTTCAAAGCGGACTTCAAAAAGACAGAagcaaaggaggagaggagaaagaaagaagtG AATGACGTTTTGAAAAACACAGCGAGCAGCAATGACAAGAAAACCAAAGGAAGGACTGGTTGGCCGCAGCATGTCTGGGCTTTGGAACTCAAACAGTGA